The genomic stretch GATTTTAACAAGCTTTCCGTCAATTAGGATTTCGTGGCCCTTTACCTTGTCCGCACCGAATATTGCCCTAACAATCTCGGTTCTTCCAGCGCCTACGAGTCCAACAAATCCTAAAATCTCACCTTTTTTTAGTTCAAAGGATATATCGTGCAATTTATGAGTATTGAGTGATCGAACCTCCAATAGTGTTTCGCCTACGCAATTCGGACGCTCGGGATATTCGTTTTCAATTGTACGGCCAACCATCTTCGCAATCATTTCGCTTCGTGTGAACTGCGCAGTAGCCTTAGTATCTATCACATTCCCGTCACGCATAATAGTCACTACGTCACAGAAATCAAATATTTCGTCAAGTTTATGACTGATATAGATAATGGTAATACCTTGAGCCTTAAGATGGTGTATGATCTCAACCAATTCCTTCATTTCGTCAGCAGTCAAACTACTACTTGGCTCATCCATGATAATGAGCTTGGATTCAAATGACAATGCTTTGGTGATCTCTACCATTTGCTTTTCCGAAACACTCAGTTCATTTACCAACTTGTGAGTGTCGATGTTGCATCCGATACTTGTGAGCAGTTCCTTCGCCTTTGCATGAGTGCCCTTCATACCATGCATCTCACGAAATCGACCAAGAAAAATGTTTTCGCCGACGCTCATCGTATTTACAAGATTTAATTCTTGATATATAATACTCAGTCCACTTTTCATTGACTGAATGGGAGTTGCATTTTTAATGGTCTCACCGTCGAAAGTGATAGTGCCCGATTCCTTTTGATGTACTCCGGACAATATTTTCATAAGCGTCGATTTACCAGCGCCGTTTTCTCCAACGATACCATGTACAATCCCACGCCCGAAGTCAATGGAGACCTGATCCAGTGCCTTGACTCCCGGAAAGGATTTACTCACATCTTTGATGCTAAGAATAACTTCCTGTTTCATATTTTCCATTTGAGTTAACCTCTTTCAAATATAATTTTATTAGCAAAGCTCGTTTCGGCTCAGCACCGAAACGAGCTTTATTACAAAATTTTATATTACCACTTTTACCACTCAGGAGCTGTAAATGTATCGATATTGCTTAAGTCAACGATATCTAGTGGAATGAAGTTTTGTGGCTCAACTGTTTCGCCATCAATAACTTTTCTAGCCAACTCGAGTGATTTTTGGCTCATAGTTGTGAAGTTTTGCATGATAGTAACACTTTGATCGCCTGCTTTTACTTGATCAAAACCAGCTCTACATCCGTCAACTCCTACTATGAATACATTTTCCATACCTGCAGCTTTTATAGCCTCGATGATACCAGTAGCACCGTTATCCCAATGACAGAATACGCCTTGAATATCATCACCGTTCTTAACGATCATATCTTCCATAATAGCCATTGCTTCGGAAGTGGACCATGTATTCGTTGCTTTGTAGTCAATAACTTCAATATTGGAGCCTTTAATCGCATTGTTAAAACCGTCATGACGTTTGATTTGAGCGTCATGGCCTGATTGTCCACCGATCTCAACAATTTTTGCGCCGTCTGGGAACTTATTTAAGAATGCTTGTGCTGATGCTTCACCTGCCATGTTGTCATTTACGCCTACGAAGAAATCACGCGCGTCTGTTTTACCTTCTGGTAAGTCAGAAGAAAACATTCCTACGACTATGCCCGCTTCCTTTGCTTCTGTTAAAGCTGGAATGATAGCATTGATATCGTTAGGGTTAACAAAGATCGCTTTTACACCTTGTGCTATGGCGTTTTTAACTGCTTGGGTCTCAGCCTGAGCATCGCCCTTGGCGTCAAGAATAACCACATCGAAGTTGTAATCTTTTGCATATTGTTGAAACTGTTTTGACGCAAAAGCTTGTGACTCGTTAGCCATGTCGGCAACGATAAAGGCAATTTTTTGTAATTCTGAGGTTGACTCTACATTGTCTGTAGCATCAGTTTCAGTAGCAGATTCTTTTGGTGCGGTTTTACCACATCCTACCAAACCTACAACTAGGAAAGCTGTCAAAAACATAGCGATAATTTTTTTGTTCATTTCTAAATCCTCCACTTTTTTTAAGATTTTGAATTCACAGATTTATCTTCAGGCTAAAGTTTGATGTAGTTTAGCCATAGATACAAATTATTAACTGATCAAAGAACAAAAGCCTTGAAAATATGTTGTTAGAAACTATTCTTGTTATGTATATTGATTGTTTCTTTTATATGAAGCTATTTATCGTTTCGTATTCCAGCTCATTTACTTCTGAATTACTTGTCTGGACTAATTATATATCACATATTTGCAAATTGCAATACTAAAATGCGTTATTTGTAAATATTTATCTTTCATATGAAAGTTATAAACATTGCTTTGTAACTAGGTAAAAAAATTTAAATAGCACTTAAACCTTTTAGAAATAGCATTATTCAGCCTTTTATCTAGGATCACCAAGCAAAAATACATGTTTTTCTACGTAAGTGTATTGCGTTTTATTTGAAACTATAATATAATTATGTGAATATCTTTCAATAATTCGAATGTATTTTTAATTAGCCTTGGTCTATTTATCAGACATTTTGATTAAATCTTATATGGTTGGGGATGATTTTTTGAACGAAAGACAACTCGCAATATTAAATATGGTTTCTAATGCTCCCAAAATCAACGTATCTAGCTTATCCAAAGAACTCGGTGTATCTCAGGTAACCATCAGACAAGACCTCAGAACCCTTGAGAACAACGGGATGTTAAAGCGGTTTCACGGAGGGGCAATGCCTGTTTCTGATGATGACATGATGAAAAGGCTATCATTTAATTTCGAAGTAAAAACCGCAATCGCACAGGAAGCTGCTTCACTTGTAAGTAACGGTGAAACTGTTTTAATTGAATCAGGCTCAACAAATGTACTTTTGGCGGTTGAACTAGCAAAGAAGAATAACATTACAATAATAACCAACTCGGCCTTTATTAGTAGGTATATCAGCGGCATAAACAACATCAAGATCATATTGCTTGGTGGCGACTACCAACACGAGTCAGAAGTATTGGTCGGCCCCCTTACTAGGAAATGCTTAAAGGAATTTCATGTCGATAAGGTTTTTATTGGAGTTGACGGTTTCAGCCCAAGTACAGGTTTCACTTGCGTTAACCTTATGAGAGCAGAAGTTGCCCATGCGATGGCCGAACAAGCCGACAAGGTAATCGTAGTTACTGATTCATCCAAGTTTAACATGCTTGGTGTCGCTAGCCAGCTTCAAGCCGAAGATGTGGACATAGTAATAACTGATACCAATATTTCTGCGAAGGATTTAGAAATATTAAAGAGTTTCGATATCGAAGTTAGATCTGTTTAATTTTAAAAGAAACAAAAGAGAAAACGGAAGCCCCATAGGCATCCGTTTTTCTTTTGTTTCTTTTTACTTGCAAACACGAGTTCGAAGACCTTCTATTTTCACTTGAAGTTTGGTTGACTTTCATTTGAATCTATGATAAATTATTATTATATCAAATATATTTTCTATCATAAATCGAACACGGGGAATAAAAAAATGATTTTTAACATCCAAAGGTTTTCAACACACGATGGTAAAGGAATAAGAACAAACATTTTTTTCAAGGGTTGTCCACTAAGATGCAAATGGTGTAATAATCCAGAAAGCCAGAATTTACAAACAGAGATTTTTTTCACTCCAAGCAAGTGCATCCTTTGTCTTGAGTGTGTCAAACTTTCGAAGAACAATGAATTTTCCTTGGAAAACGAGAAAATCACAATCAACAGGGATTCAATAAATTCCCCGGTGATTTTCAAGGATATTTGTCCATCAAAGGCAATTGAAATTATTGGAAACGAAACTGCCCTCGAAAAAATATTAGAAGAAGTTTTAAAAGACCTTCCTTTTTACAATAACAGTGACGGCGGTGTAACAGTAACAGGAGGAGAAGCTTTCCTTCAGCCCGATCTTCTTGAAGATATCACAAAAGCACTAAAGAAACTCAATA from Firmicutes bacterium HGW-Firmicutes-1 encodes the following:
- a CDS encoding D-xylose ABC transporter ATP-binding protein (with RbsBCD acts to import ribose into the cell; RbsA contains 2 ATP-binding domain), producing MENMKQEVILSIKDVSKSFPGVKALDQVSIDFGRGIVHGIVGENGAGKSTLMKILSGVHQKESGTITFDGETIKNATPIQSMKSGLSIIYQELNLVNTMSVGENIFLGRFREMHGMKGTHAKAKELLTSIGCNIDTHKLVNELSVSEKQMVEITKALSFESKLIIMDEPSSSLTADEMKELVEIIHHLKAQGITIIYISHKLDEIFDFCDVVTIMRDGNVIDTKATAQFTRSEMIAKMVGRTIENEYPERPNCVGETLLEVRSLNTHKLHDISFELKKGEILGFVGLVGAGRTEIVRAIFGADKVKGHEILIDGKLVKIKKPKDAKKAGIALVPEDRKLQGLVLPFSVEANISMASFDKMTKFGFLKKSIEKGIAERHVKSLGIKTPSIKTKVRSLSGGNQQKCIVGRWLEINPRILIMDEPTRGIDVGAKYEIYLLMKQIAESGGSVILISSELPEVLNMSNRVLTIYDGHITGEFEPQNYTPDQIMEKALGLSGEVLNHE
- a CDS encoding DeoR family transcriptional regulator; this encodes MVGDDFLNERQLAILNMVSNAPKINVSSLSKELGVSQVTIRQDLRTLENNGMLKRFHGGAMPVSDDDMMKRLSFNFEVKTAIAQEAASLVSNGETVLIESGSTNVLLAVELAKKNNITIITNSAFISRYISGINNIKIILLGGDYQHESEVLVGPLTRKCLKEFHVDKVFIGVDGFSPSTGFTCVNLMRAEVAHAMAEQADKVIVVTDSSKFNMLGVASQLQAEDVDIVITDTNISAKDLEILKSFDIEVRSV
- a CDS encoding glycyl-radical enzyme activating protein; its protein translation is MINYYYIKYIFYHKSNTGNKKMIFNIQRFSTHDGKGIRTNIFFKGCPLRCKWCNNPESQNLQTEIFFTPSKCILCLECVKLSKNNEFSLENEKITINRDSINSPVIFKDICPSKAIEIIGNETALEKILEEVLKDLPFYNNSDGGVTVTGGEAFLQPDLLEDITKALKKLNINISAETCLDVPWNNIKRSAGNIDVFLADLKHIDPLKFKEFTDGDLDQVLSNFRELERLGSVVIVRIPVINGFNATEDEMHSILDFAAGLTNVSEVHLLPYHSLGTGKYTLLGRNYDLHNASVDEGFMNNFIDYAKKLGLNANIGG